In the Oreochromis aureus strain Israel breed Guangdong linkage group 14, ZZ_aureus, whole genome shotgun sequence genome, one interval contains:
- the gmnc gene encoding geminin coiled-coil domain-containing protein 1 isoform X1: protein MWTEELSPHLQRNKQLQDTLLQREEELARLQEENNKLRAFLNSSFVRNLEQKAKKLTADGRRKVKRNLACFDSYCGDQRAAPQQISKRVCRNLTAKFCSESLETSACSEPNLDLWVLRTLGLKDRDTIDTSEESSSECSLRSLVYDTAVNPSSFPECNPNSSFSPPVITSTHASVHSYCQRATHETSSRYSAAECQEANCENPPGSASNCPDDFTATRVSTHYEVPEAVTRTYSAPSAETCSLTAFSQLQTLEGNPADHHSYWSSLQETQTPSQDTIQFTPPAERVFSSPVLPSGPDQPRTSASGCIPTSPCHPPAAPHTPRNRTDLAFSMSLSPSSSVKTHSFPQGQAFVRKDMEGRWNFTWVPRQEP, encoded by the exons atgtggacagaggagctctCTCCTCACCTCCAGAGAAACAAACAG CTCCAGGACACTCTGCtgcagagggaggaggagctggCCAGGCTGCAGGAGGAGAACAACAAGCTCAGAGCGTTCCTCAATTCCTCCTTTGTGAGAAACCTGGAACAAAAGGCAAAG AAACTAACTGCTGATGGGAGGAGGAAGGTGAAGAGAAACCTGGCTTGCTTTGACAGTTACTGTGGCGATCAGCGAGCGGCCCCCCAACAAATCAGCAAAAGAGTCTGCAGGAACCTCACTGCCAAGTTCTGCTCTGAGTCTTTAGAGACATCTGCCTGCTCAGAACCAAACCTGGACCTCTGGGTCCTTCGAACTCTGGGACTGAAGGATCGGGACACCATCGATACATCCGAAGAATCCTCATCTGAGTGCAGTCTCAGGAGTTTGGTTTACGATACTGCCGTCAATCCATCCTCATTCCCAGAATGCAATCCCAACTCTTCTTTCAGCCCTCCGGTCATCACATCCACACACGCTTCAGTCCACAGTTACTGTCAAAGAGCAACACATGAAACCAGCTCTAGGTACAGTGCTGCTGAATGCCAAGAAGCAAACTGTGAAAATCCTCCTGGGTCAGCTTCAAACTGCCCAGACGACTTCACTGCCACTCGAGTGAGCACACATTACGAGGTTCCCGAAGCCGTGACCAGGACCTATAGCGCCCCGTCTGCCGAGACCTGTTCTCTCACTGCCTTCAGTCAACTCCAAACTCTGGAGGGAAATCCTGCTGACCATCACTCATACTGGTCTTCACTACAAGAAACCCAGACACCATCACAAGACACAATCCAGTTCACCCCACCAGCAGAAAGAGTCTTTTCCTCCCCCGTGTTGccttcaggtccagaccaaCCCAGGACTTCTGCTAGTGGCTGCATTCCAACGAGCCCATGTCATCCTCCGGCAGCACCACATACGCCTCGCAACCGGACAGATTTGGCATTCAGCATGTCCCTCAGTCCATCCAGCAGTGTCAAGACCCACAGCTTCCCCCAGGGACAGGCCTTTGTCAGAAAGGACATGGAGGGCCGGTGGAACTTTACCTGGGTTCCCAGACAAGAACCATAG